The Dioscorea cayenensis subsp. rotundata cultivar TDr96_F1 chromosome 19, TDr96_F1_v2_PseudoChromosome.rev07_lg8_w22 25.fasta, whole genome shotgun sequence genome includes a window with the following:
- the LOC120249568 gene encoding subtilisin-like protease SBT1.6: MASQHPSLLLSLLFLALTIITPGQAIEEKKKTYIFRVDRESKPSIFPSHAHWYASAEMSGDALSVLHVYDTVFHGFSASLPPSRADELRSHPAILAVFEDRRRFLDTTRSPQFLGLRNQLGLWSHSDYGSDVVIGVLDTGIWPERRSFSDFHLGPVPSRWRGVCEFQPSSLCNRKLIGARSFSKGHGADGSGPGINASVEFLSPRDADGHGTHTASTAAGRHAFRASMSGYAPGIAKGVAPKARIAAYKVCWRGAGCLDSDILAGFDAAASDGVDVLSVSIGGGDGAASPYYLDPIAVGSYGAASRGVFIATSAGNDGPSPMSVTNLAPWLTSVGAGTIDRTFPASVRLGDGRTLSGVSLYSGAPLAVDSMFPLVYPGKTGGLSASLCMENSLDPKLVSGKIVICDRGSSPRVAKGLVVKEAGGVGMILANGISNGEGLVGDAHMLPACAVGSDEGDAVKAYVASSPSPTATIVFQGTVVGVKPAPVVASFSGRGPNGLSPEILKPDLIAPGVNILAAWTDAVGPTGLDSDKRRTEFNILSGTSMACPHVSGAAALLKSAHPNWSPAAIRSAMMTTATLLDNQMHPVTDESTGNPATPLEMGAGHLNLERALDPGLVYDLSDQDYVNFLCDIGYGPRTIEIITHAPVTCPARRGSAENLNYPSLTVVFDGVTAGNGSKTVVRTLTNVGADGVYRSKVEMVAGKGVVVGVKPGKLAFTKTEPKRSFAVTVTVTEDAVEAESGMVGYGYLVWYDGAHEVRSPIVVSRIQPL, from the coding sequence ATGGCTTCTCAACATCCTTCCCTTCTGCTTTCCCTTTTGTTCTTAGCCTTAACCATAATAACACCAGGGCAAGCGatagaggaaaagaagaagactTACATTTTTAGGGTGGATCGTGAATCCAAACCGTCCATTTTCCCATCGCACGCACACTGGTATGCATCTGCTGAGATGTCTGGTGATGCTCTCTCCGTGCTCCACGTGTACGATACCGTCTTCCACGGCTTCTCGGCCTCGCTCCCTCCCTCTCGCGCCGACGAGCTCCGCAGCCACCCTGCTATCCTTGCCGTTTTCGAGGATCGCCGCCGGTTCTTGGATACCACTCGCTCCCCTCAGTTCCTCGGCCTCCGAAACCAGTTGGGCCTATGGTCGCACTCCGACTACGGCTCTGACGTCGTCATCGGCGTCCTTGATACCGGCATCTGGCCGGAGCGCCGCTCTTTCTCCGATTTTCATCTCGGCCCCGTGCCTTCCCGTTGGCGCGGCGTCTGTGAGTTCCAGCCTTCCTCTCTCTGCAACCGCAAGCTCATCGGCGCCCGTTCTTTCTCCAAAGGCCACGGAGCCGACGGATCCGGCCCCGGGATCAACGCATCCGTTGAGTTCTTGTCCCCTCGCGACGCCGACGGCCACGGGACCCACACTGCTTCTACCGCCGCCGGTCGCCACGCCTTCCGCGCGAGCATGTCTGGTTACGCCCCCGGTATCGCCAAGGGCGTCGCTCCGAAGGCTCGCATCGCCGCCTACAAAGTCTGCTGGCGCGGAGCCGGCTGCCTCGACTCCGATATCCTTGCCGGCTTCGACGCTGCCGCCTCCGACGGTGTTGATGTCCTTTCCGTCTCGATCGGTGGAGGTGACGGCGCTGCATCTCCCTACTACCTCGACCCCATCGCCGTGGGTTCCTACGGCGCCGCCTCTCGCGGCGTCTTCATCGCTACTTCCGCCGGCAACGACGGCCCCTCTCCAATGTCAGTCACGAACCTCGCTCCTTGGCTCACCTCCGTCGGTGCCGGCACCATTGACCGCACCTTTCCCGCTTCCGTTCGCCTCGGTGACGGCCGGACCCTCTCCGGCGTCTCTCTCTACTCAGGCGCGCCTCTCGCCGTCGACTCCATGTTTCCCCTCGTCTACCCGGGCAAAACCGGCGGCCTTTCGGCCTCACTTTGCATGGAGAACTCTCTAGATCCGAAGCTAGTCAGTGGCAAAATCGTGATTTGCGACCGCGGCAGCAGCCCTCGCGTCGCCAAGGGCTTAGTCGTTAAAGAAGCCGGCGGCGTCGGGATGATCCTCGCTAACGGAATCTCCAACGGCGAAGGCCTCGTCGGCGACGCTCACATGCTCCCCGCGTGCGCCGTCGGTTCGGACGAAGGTGACGCCGTTAAGGCCTACGTGGCATCTTCCCCATCCCCAACGGCCACGATCGTCTTCCAAGGCACCGTAGTCGGCGTGAAGCCGGCTCCAGTCGTGGCTTCCTTCTCGGGCCGAGGTCCCAACGGGTTGAGCCCGGAGATACTCAAACCCGACCTAATCGCTCCAGGTGTCAACATCCTAGCGGCTTGGACAGACGCGGTAGGCCCAACCGGGTTAGACTCGGACAAACGGCGCACCGAGTTCAACATCCTATCGGGGACCTCGATGGCTTGTCCTCACGTGAGCGGCGCTGCTGCGCTGCTGAAATCAGCGCACCCGAACTGGAGCCCGGCTGCGATCCGATCGGCGATGATGACAACAGCTACACTGCTCGACAACCAGATGCATCCGGTGACGGACGAGTCAACCGGTAACCCGGCGACGCCGTTAGAGATGGGAGCCGGTCACCTGAACCTGGAGCGGGCCTTGGACCCGGGCTTGGTCTATGATTTATCGGATCAGGATTATGTGAACTTCTTGTGTGATATCGGGTATGGGCCTCGCACCATCGAGATCATCACCCACGCGCCGGTCACGTGCCCAGCGAGAAGAGGATCAGCGGAGAATTTGAATTACCCGTCGTTAACGGTTGTGTTTGACGGCGTGACGGCGGGGAACGGAAGCAAGACGGTGGTGAGAACGCTGACGAATGTGGGAGCTGACGGTGTTTATAGATCGAAGGTGGAGATGGTTGCGGGGAAAGGCGTGGTGGTCGGGGTGAAGCCGGGGAAGTTGGCGTTCACGAAGACGGAGCCCAAGCGGAGTTTCGCCGTTACTGTGACGGTGACGGAGGATGCGGTGGAGGCAGAGTCGGGCATGGTGGGGTATGGCTACTTGGTGTGGTACGATGGAGCGCATGAAGTGCGGAGCCCTATCGTGGTCTCGCGGATCCAACCGTTGTGA
- the LOC120284076 gene encoding uncharacterized protein LOC120284076, whose translation METFCVVARYKGEGRMLQFTILSSWETVMGDISERWALDGSQVRVKFVTPDSYKTLCPIESNVDFQRMCHIHHTFNKTVVDIIIEDANGSMDNNSGSLIPSNAFSASMNADVKTYLSQHPSAGALSIVQSSQTLDRDHGVRLPYKRVWMGKEIARAAIHSKEVSSYDLLLWYADKVAEMNPGSFVIIENDGDRFKRAFFSFRACLLGFKLGWRPLLFIDGTHLLGKYGEILLGVTAKDGNEGIFHVAFAVVDNETDDNWTWFLATLGEALYGEDDYDKANGSLGKSLKEQCWSVIVKIAYAYTSKEFDDATHELVAISIDAHDWLLHKSDIDHWCNYLFKGMQWCEMYSNVAESFNAWIKEARHLLVTSMVDTIRFKLMKMLTEWREVSAMWDTYLCPEIRKKVEQIVEISRFSRVGRSSDDTYEVVDEHNNAVNLRLRKCSCRRWDVHGLTCKHTTAVIMQTDTNVHCYVDQYFTAESYCRTYAEPIYLIPDSDKPSDDDRQLRMRPPIAKKRPGRPRKKQIESQCFDVLDLHCGRLLSKMINFCVVNDVIVYTIDIAV comes from the exons ATGGAAACCTTTTGTGTCGTGGCACGATACAAAGGTGAAGGACGTATGCTTCAATTCACCATATTGAGTTCATGGGAAACAGTAATGGGTGACATAAGTGAGCGGTGGGCATTGGACGGTTCTCAGGTCAGGGTAAAGTTTGTGACACCTGACTCGTACAAGACGCTTTGCCCAATTGAGTCGAATGTTGACTTTCAACGCATGTGCCATATACATCATACTTTCAACAAAACCGTTGTCGACATCATCATCGAGGACGCGAATGGGTCAATGGATAACAACTCGGGCTCATTGATTCCATC GAACGCCTTCTCAGCAAGTATGAATGCAGATGTCAAGACATATCTGTCCCAACATCCTTCGGCAGGGGCACTCAGTATTGTTCAGTCTTCACAAACACTTGATAGG GACCATGGAGTTCGCCTACCATATAAGCGTGTTTGGATGGGGAAAGAGATTGCACGAGCCGCCATTCATAGTAAGGAGGTTAGTAGTTATGATTTGCTTCTCTGGTATGCGGACAAAGTGGCTGAGATGAATCCCGGCAGTTTTGTAATCATTGAGAATGACGGTGATCGATTTAAACGTGCTTTTTTCTCGTTTCGGGCATGTTTGTTGGGTTTCAAGTTGGGATGGAGgccattactttttattgaCGGAACTCACTTGCTTGGCAAGTACGGCGAGATTCTGTTGGGTGTAACTGCCAAAGATGGCAATGAGGGTATCTTCCATGTGGCATTCGCAGTAGTTGACAACGAAACAGATGATAATTGGACTTGGTTTCTTGCTACCCTAGGGGAGGCATTGTATGGAGAAGATGATTACGACAAA GCGAACGGCAGCCTTGGGAAATCATTGAAAGAACAATGCTGGTCAGTAATCGTGAAAATTGCGTATGCGTACACATCTAAAGAGTTCGATGATGCAACACATGAACTTGTAGCTATATCGATCGATGCACATGATTGGTTGTTACACAAGTCCGACATTGATCATTGGTGTAACTATTTGTTCAAGGGTATGCAGTGGTGCGAAATGTATTCTAATGTAGCTGAGTCTTTCAATGCCTGGATCAAAGAGGCAAGGCATCTACTGGTAACAAGCATGGTCGATACCATAAG GTTTAAACTGATGAAAATGCTTACTGAGTGGCGCGAAGTGTCTGCCATGTGGGACACATACCTTTGCCCTGAGATACGCAAGAAGGTTGAACAAATCGTCGAAATCAGTCGGTTTTCGAGGGTGGGTCGATCAAGCGATGACACTTACGAAGTGGTTGACGAGCACAATAATGCCGTCAACCTACGCTTACGTAAATGTTCTTGTAGGAGATGGGACGTACATGGACTGACATGCAAGCATACAACTGCTGTGATTATGCAAACAGACACAAATGTGCACTGCTATGTCGACCAATATTTTACAGCAGAATCATATTGTCGTACATATGCCGAACCAATATACCTGATCCCTGACAGTGACAAGCCATCGGATGATGACCGTCAACTGAGAATGCGGCCACCGATAGCAAAGAAACGACCCGGCCGTCCGCGAAAGAAACAGATCGAATCACAATGCTTTGATGTGCTCGATTTACATTGTGGAAG GTTACTGAGTAAAATGATAAATTTCTGTGTTGTTAATGATGTCATTGTGTATACAATTGATATTGCTGTGTAA